AATCTTCTTCAGTGAATTTATAGCGCTGAAGCATTGTTCCCATAGCGCCATCAAGAACTAAGATGCGTTCTTGTAAAACATTATATAAATTATTCTGACTCATAAATCTCTTTCAAACTTCAATTACAAACATTAAAAAATGCTTTCTAAATTAGAAAGGTTCAGTAATTATGGTATCAAGAAAATAAAAAGGAAAGCCAGAATGACTTGTTTTTTGTTATCTATCCCTTACTAAATAAGAGTAGAACGTAGCACCTTCTCCAGAGGAGGGTTGCTAAGGCTTCAATGGGTCTAATCCCTCTGCCTTTCTTGATAACTTAATAAATAATGAACTTGTTTACAAAGATTGTAAAACAACTTGAGAATACACAAATTTTAAAGAATTAAAATTAAAAAGTTATCAAAATAAAACAGTTTTTAAATACGCTTAAATGAATCATTTATCCGCTTAAAAGTCTTAAAAAGCCATGTAATTCTACCCTTAAAATATTAATTGCCTGATTTACAATCTTGTATAAATTATTTTTTAAACTAAGTTTGTATACCCAAACTTATTACCTTAACAAAACCAAATTTAAACCTATGATTAGCAACACTACACAATCACATCCTCGTTTTAAAGTTGTTTCCTACGAAGAAGCTTCTGCTGAAGTTAAAGCCATCTATGATGATACTAAGAAAACACTTCAAATCCCTTTTGTTTTAAACTGGTTTAAATGTCAGGGGTCAAATCCTATTCTGTTAAAAGGTAATTGGGCCAAATTAAAATCTACACTCATGCAAGGTGATATTCCTAACGTTCTAAAACAGCTTATAATCTACAACGTCTCCAAAGAACGTAACTGTGAATACTGCGCACAAGCCCACGGAATTTTTGCAGACAGTATGAGTGCAATGATAAGTGAGAATGAAAATTTTAGAGTTACAAATGATCTTGAAAGTCCGTTGATTCCTGAAAGCTATCGCACTGCTATTAAAGTAGTAACTAAAGCAGCACTCAACCATGATATGATCGTAGATTCTGATTTTGAAAAACTTCGCGAGGCCGGCTTTGATGATGCAGAGATACAAGAACTTATGGCACAGGCAGATTTAGTAAATATGCTAAACACTCTGGCCGATGTTGCTGGAATCAAAATTGATAACGAGCTAATGGAAGCTCAAGCATAAAATTACATAAATTGAATCTAGCCGCCGCAAAGTACCGTATTACCTATGAGGCGTTTTCTAAATTTTCTGGCGGTTTAAGTAAGGTCGAAAACCTGGAGAACCTAAGCCATGTGGTTAGCAAACATCTAAAGTATCTTTTCAATTTTAAGATTTTTAGAATTCTTTTAATTGATAAAAATAATGTTACCGGCTATACTTTTGCCAAGGGTCAAACATGGATCTCAAAAAATAGGGAAGACGTCTTAACTTTTGAAAATAAATTACTAAAAGATCAAATCCCATTCTCAAATGCTATAAATGATTCAGATTTACCAAAATATTTAAATCATATTACACTTGACAATGGGCAACTGTGGGGGTGGTACATACCCTACTCAGATTATGAAGTATGTGTATCTCTAGTTTCTGATGATAGCGCTCAATTTAGCCTCAGTGATGTTGAAATTCTACATTTGCTGGTAGACACGCTCACCTCAAAGTATAGACAGATTTGTTTAAATCAAGAGATAAATCTTAAAAACCAGCGATTAGAAGATGCTGTCGCACAAATTGCACTTAAAAATAAAGAGATTGAAAAAATTAATAGTAATCAACAAAGCATTATAGATTCTCGTACCCGAGAGCTTCGTATTAAAAACAAGAAAATTCTTGAGCTTTTAAGATTGAATGCACACGAACTCAGAGAACCTTTATGTCGTATTTTAGGTTTATTAGAAATTTCAGACTACTACACAGATACCGAGTTACGCAATGAAATTTTACCTAAACTAGCAGAGTCTTCTTTTGAACTAGATTCTATTTTTAAAAGTGTCGTGATTAAGAGTGAGGAAGAAATCAAAAAATACTCCTATAATTATAATGATTAACTATGAGTAACCGCTTAAAAATAATGCTCGTAGATGATCAAAAAATGGCTAATTTCATTAATAAAAAACTGATTGCCGTCACCGAACTGGCAGCAGAAGTTATTGATTATACATTACCCGAAATCGCTTTAGCCGAAGTAGAATTTCAAAAGCCTGATGTTATTTTTCTTGATCTTAATATGCCTGTGATAAATGGCTGGAAATTTCTTGATAGTTTAACCGAAGCTAAAAATTTTACTAAAGTTGTAATACTCACCTCAAGTACAAGTGAAATAGATAGAGAAAAGGCTCAGAACTATACTCAGGTAATTGACTTTCTAATAAAGCCATTAACCAAAGATATAATGCTGAGCCTTAAATCTAAATTATACTAAAAATCCTTAATTAATAGCCTGTACAACTGCTTTCTCTGCTTCTTTACGCGTACCATCAAAACCGTCTATGCCACTTACAGTCGTATATTTCATAACATAGCGCTTACCAGGATTTATAATTTGATACGCAGCCTGACACATCATCGTAGCCTCGTGAAAACCACATAAAATCAATTTTAACTTACCAGGGTATGTGTTAACATCACCTATTGCAAAAACACCAGGTATATTAGTCTGGTAATCTAATGCATTATTTACTTTAATCGCATTTTTCTCTATCTCTAATCCCCAATCGCCTATAGGCCCTAATTTAGGAGAAAGACCAAATAATGGTATAAAAGCATCTGCTTCAAGAGTTACTTCACCTTCAGGAGTTTCTACAACAACCTGATCAAGTTTATCAACACCTGCAAGACCTACAACTTCACCCGGAGTTATTAGATTAATCTTACCTATTAACTTTAATTCTCTAACCTTTTCTACGGAATCTAAAGCTCCTCTAAACTCATTACGACGATGTATAAGAGTCACTTCTTTAGCG
The sequence above is a segment of the Leeuwenhoekiella sp. MAR_2009_132 genome. Coding sequences within it:
- a CDS encoding carboxymuconolactone decarboxylase family protein; translation: MISNTTQSHPRFKVVSYEEASAEVKAIYDDTKKTLQIPFVLNWFKCQGSNPILLKGNWAKLKSTLMQGDIPNVLKQLIIYNVSKERNCEYCAQAHGIFADSMSAMISENENFRVTNDLESPLIPESYRTAIKVVTKAALNHDMIVDSDFEKLREAGFDDAEIQELMAQADLVNMLNTLADVAGIKIDNELMEAQA
- a CDS encoding HAMP domain-containing histidine kinase, whose protein sequence is MNLAAAKYRITYEAFSKFSGGLSKVENLENLSHVVSKHLKYLFNFKIFRILLIDKNNVTGYTFAKGQTWISKNREDVLTFENKLLKDQIPFSNAINDSDLPKYLNHITLDNGQLWGWYIPYSDYEVCVSLVSDDSAQFSLSDVEILHLLVDTLTSKYRQICLNQEINLKNQRLEDAVAQIALKNKEIEKINSNQQSIIDSRTRELRIKNKKILELLRLNAHELREPLCRILGLLEISDYYTDTELRNEILPKLAESSFELDSIFKSVVIKSEEEIKKYSYNYND
- a CDS encoding response regulator produces the protein MSNRLKIMLVDDQKMANFINKKLIAVTELAAEVIDYTLPEIALAEVEFQKPDVIFLDLNMPVINGWKFLDSLTEAKNFTKVVILTSSTSEIDREKAQNYTQVIDFLIKPLTKDIMLSLKSKLY
- a CDS encoding NAD(P)/FAD-dependent oxidoreductase; this translates as MIKTDILIIGAGPTGLFTVFEAGLLKLKCHIIDALAQPGGQLSEIYPKKPIYDIPGFPEVMAGKLIDNLIEQGKQFQPGFTLGERAETIDKQDDGSFIVTTNKGTQHHTKVVAIAGGLGSFEPRKPLIPNIHEFEDKGVAYMIKDPEVYRDKKVVIAGGGDSALDWSIYLADIAKEVTLIHRRNEFRGALDSVEKVRELKLIGKINLITPGEVVGLAGVDKLDQVVVETPEGEVTLEADAFIPLFGLSPKLGPIGDWGLEIEKNAIKVNNALDYQTNIPGVFAIGDVNTYPGKLKLILCGFHEATMMCQAAYQIINPGKRYVMKYTTVSGIDGFDGTRKEAEKAVVQAIN